One window from the genome of Serinibacter salmoneus encodes:
- a CDS encoding HNH endonuclease signature motif containing protein, translated as MAEVVAQEPGSAGARWRAGVAAGLTTPGAMDAGDTAEGRTPAGDTAAGRVSALAQRVRDSVAHLAAEVSLAEEEIARLDADESSGGPTSQRAALRSAIRVLDTASSILGVQRTRVVALASGPSRSGTSIADEREQRQFTTWRATSSRQGLGAAKTEASAGAALGQLPRVCEAASDGTVSEGHVRAIAGVLDGVSSQTRSRLVACEGEILDRAKKASVPELRKELRAQAAAMEADQADRDYEAARRSRSLRLINGRGGVTVEGFLDPVAGATVRTALESLTEAPSADDPRAPEARRADALVLLAERTLSVGDQRSGSQIRPHLTVLIREDTWLLLMARRRQGCLGAGAGAGAGAGAGAGVGVGVGQRRRLTSNAFGASGLSEEPPLAQLLDGTLIPFAALEVMACDAYLQRMVLDPAGVPVDVGRTKRTYEGDLRRAVLVRDRHCQFPGCHMRATWCEVHHLIHWCRDGETTLENAITLCSRHHHQVHDERITISRTATGFRFARQDGRHIGESSRVEDDLLIPRRREASRGMRVAPQDPSVAPTRAGSTALARSEAIAGESPPGAGESPPGAGESPPGAGESPPGAGESPPLW; from the coding sequence GTGGCGGAGGTCGTTGCGCAGGAGCCCGGGTCGGCCGGGGCCCGGTGGCGGGCCGGCGTCGCCGCAGGGCTCACGACTCCCGGTGCGATGGATGCGGGTGACACAGCGGAGGGCCGCACACCTGCGGGTGACACAGCAGCCGGTCGGGTGTCCGCGCTCGCGCAGCGGGTGAGGGATTCCGTCGCGCACCTCGCGGCCGAGGTGTCCCTCGCCGAGGAGGAGATCGCGCGCCTGGACGCGGACGAGTCGTCCGGGGGCCCTACCTCCCAGCGCGCCGCACTGCGGTCAGCCATTCGGGTGCTCGATACCGCCTCCTCGATCCTCGGCGTGCAGCGCACCCGGGTGGTCGCGCTAGCCAGCGGTCCGAGTCGGAGCGGGACCTCGATCGCCGACGAGCGGGAACAGCGCCAGTTCACCACCTGGCGTGCCACGTCGTCCCGGCAGGGGCTGGGCGCGGCGAAGACAGAAGCGTCCGCGGGTGCCGCGCTCGGACAACTGCCGCGGGTGTGTGAGGCGGCGAGCGACGGGACCGTGAGCGAGGGACACGTCCGCGCGATCGCCGGCGTGCTCGACGGCGTCTCCAGCCAGACCCGGAGTCGCTTGGTCGCGTGTGAGGGCGAGATCCTCGACCGCGCAAAGAAGGCGAGCGTCCCCGAACTGCGCAAGGAACTGCGGGCCCAGGCCGCCGCCATGGAGGCGGATCAGGCCGACCGTGACTACGAAGCGGCTCGGCGATCGCGCAGCCTCCGGCTGATCAACGGGCGAGGCGGGGTGACAGTGGAAGGATTCCTGGACCCGGTCGCCGGCGCCACGGTGCGCACCGCGTTGGAGTCCTTGACGGAGGCGCCCTCGGCTGACGATCCGCGCGCGCCGGAGGCTCGACGTGCGGATGCGCTGGTCCTGTTGGCCGAACGCACTCTGTCCGTCGGCGACCAGCGCAGCGGCTCGCAGATCCGGCCGCACCTGACGGTACTCATCCGTGAGGACACCTGGCTGCTCCTGATGGCGCGCCGGCGGCAGGGATGCTTGGGTGCGGGTGCGGGTGCGGGTGCGGGTGCGGGTGCGGGTGCGGGTGTGGGTGTGGGTGTGGGCCAACGCCGGCGTCTGACGTCGAACGCGTTCGGGGCCTCGGGGCTCAGCGAAGAACCACCGCTGGCGCAGCTGCTGGACGGCACTCTGATCCCGTTCGCGGCGCTGGAGGTCATGGCATGCGACGCCTACCTGCAGCGCATGGTGCTCGACCCGGCCGGAGTTCCCGTGGACGTCGGTCGCACGAAGCGCACCTACGAGGGCGACCTGCGGCGGGCGGTTCTCGTGCGGGACCGGCACTGCCAGTTCCCCGGGTGTCACATGCGAGCGACCTGGTGCGAGGTGCACCACCTGATCCACTGGTGCCGGGACGGCGAGACCACCTTGGAGAACGCGATCACGCTCTGCTCCCGGCACCACCACCAGGTCCACGATGAGCGGATCACCATCTCGCGGACGGCCACCGGGTTCCGCTTCGCGCGGCAGGACGGCCGCCACATCGGTGAGTCGAGCAGGGTCGAGGATGACCTGCTGATCCCGCGGCGACGGGAGGCTTCGAGAGGCATGCGAGTCGCGCCGCAGGACCCCAGCGTGGCCCCAACTCGAGCAGGGAGTACAGCCTTGGCCCGCAGTGAGGCGATTGCAGGGGAGTCGCCGCCCGGGGCTGGGGAGTCGCCGCCCGGGGCTGGGGAGTCGCCGCCCGGGGCTGGGGAGTCGCCGCCCGGGGCTGGGGAGTCGCCACCTCTCTGGTAG
- a CDS encoding ABC transporter ATP-binding protein: MSSPQSVLSVQDLRVTIGRREIVSGLTFDLAQGGTLGLVGESGSGKSMTVLAATGLLDAPASHVSGSSVLRRGEAETQLVGARERTLRRVHGDAVGFVFQDPSTSLNPLLTVGRQITEPLEVHRGMTRRGARARALELLEAVGIPHPEARIDSYPHQMSGGQRQRVMIAVALACDPALLVADEPTTALDVTTQAQILQLVRDLQERTGTAVIWISHDLGVIGQVADDVVVLRHGSAVEEAPVLDVFDRPQHPYTRELLAARPVLGHAGPARPADDESRDRGAGPDGPGPLLEVNDLHVTFPVSTPTGKQRIHAVQGVSFQLPRGRTLGIVGESGSGKSTIANVLTGLVDADSGAATLAGRDVLGARGAGRRALRRSLAMVFQDPFASLDPRRSVGAAVAEPLRVHRIATGPARRARIAELFDLVGLPEEFIDRYPHELSGGQRQRVSIARALALEPEVVILDESTASLDVSIQAKVLDLLRDLQERLALTYLFIAHDLAIVQQMSHEVLVMQSGKAVEQGEAAAIFAEPQQEYTRTLLAAIPPERPRAAA, translated from the coding sequence ATGAGCAGCCCGCAGAGCGTGCTCAGCGTGCAGGACCTGCGGGTCACGATCGGACGACGCGAGATCGTCTCGGGCCTGACGTTCGATCTGGCCCAGGGCGGGACGCTCGGGTTGGTCGGCGAGTCGGGCTCCGGGAAGTCGATGACGGTGCTGGCCGCGACCGGACTCCTGGACGCGCCCGCCTCCCACGTGAGCGGCTCCTCGGTGTTGCGCCGGGGCGAGGCCGAGACCCAGCTGGTCGGGGCGCGCGAGCGGACGCTGCGGCGCGTGCACGGGGACGCGGTCGGGTTCGTGTTCCAGGACCCGTCCACCTCGCTGAACCCCCTGCTGACGGTGGGACGGCAGATCACCGAGCCGCTGGAGGTGCACCGCGGGATGACGCGACGCGGCGCCCGCGCCCGTGCCCTGGAGTTGCTGGAGGCGGTGGGGATCCCTCACCCGGAGGCGCGGATCGACTCCTATCCGCACCAGATGTCCGGCGGCCAGCGCCAGCGCGTGATGATCGCGGTGGCGTTGGCGTGCGACCCGGCGCTGCTGGTGGCGGACGAGCCGACCACCGCGCTGGATGTCACCACCCAGGCGCAGATCCTGCAGCTGGTGCGGGATCTGCAGGAGCGGACCGGCACCGCGGTGATCTGGATCAGCCACGATCTCGGGGTGATCGGGCAGGTGGCCGACGACGTGGTGGTGCTGCGCCACGGCAGCGCGGTGGAGGAGGCTCCGGTGCTGGACGTCTTCGACCGACCCCAGCACCCCTACACCCGGGAGTTGTTGGCGGCCCGGCCCGTGCTGGGGCACGCCGGGCCGGCCCGACCCGCGGACGACGAAAGCCGAGATCGCGGGGCCGGCCCGGACGGGCCGGGGCCGCTGCTGGAGGTCAACGACCTCCACGTGACCTTCCCGGTGTCCACGCCCACCGGGAAGCAGCGGATCCACGCCGTGCAGGGGGTGAGCTTCCAGTTGCCGCGCGGGCGCACGCTCGGGATCGTCGGGGAGTCGGGGTCGGGCAAGTCCACGATCGCGAATGTCCTCACCGGGCTGGTGGATGCCGATTCCGGTGCGGCGACCCTGGCGGGGCGGGACGTACTCGGGGCCCGCGGCGCGGGTCGCCGGGCACTGCGGCGCAGCCTCGCGATGGTCTTCCAGGACCCGTTCGCCTCGCTGGACCCGCGGCGCAGCGTGGGGGCTGCGGTCGCGGAACCGTTGCGGGTCCACCGCATCGCGACGGGGCCGGCGAGGCGGGCGCGGATCGCGGAACTGTTCGACCTGGTCGGCCTGCCGGAGGAGTTCATCGACCGGTACCCGCACGAGCTCTCCGGCGGGCAACGGCAGCGGGTCTCGATCGCCCGTGCACTCGCGCTGGAGCCGGAGGTGGTGATCCTGGACGAGTCGACCGCGTCGCTGGACGTGTCGATCCAGGCCAAGGTCCTGGACCTGCTGCGCGACCTGCAGGAGCGGCTCGCGCTGACGTACCTGTTCATCGCCCACGACCTGGCGATCGTGCAGCAGATGAGCCACGAGGTGCTGGTGATGCAGTCGGGGAAGGCCGTGGAACAGGGTGAGGCGGCGGCGATCTTCGCCGAGCCGCAGCAGGAGTACACGCGCACGCTGCTCGCGGCCATTCCCCCGGAGCGCCCGCGGGCCGCTGCCTGA
- a CDS encoding ABC transporter permease: protein MTNLQLLASNGLTVAAAVVLLLILVMALFGTVIAPYGENDVDVSQALQPPSGAHWFGTDDLGRDVFSRVVLATRVSLIVAVASVAFAFVVGVTLGVVAGYARGWFDTVIMRVVDVMFAFPVLLLALAIVALLGPGLATTMLAIGIVYTPIFARVARASALSISTEPYVQVSRTMGTPSPDILVRHVLPNISGPIIVQTSLSLAFAILSEAALSFLGLGIQPPEPSWGRMLSEAQAFLGQAWWMSVFPGLAIFLTALAFNLVGDGLRDVLDPRQRTRIEARRNR, encoded by the coding sequence ATGACGAACCTGCAGCTGCTGGCCTCGAACGGACTGACGGTCGCCGCCGCGGTGGTCCTGTTGCTGATCCTCGTGATGGCGCTGTTCGGGACGGTGATCGCGCCGTACGGCGAGAACGACGTCGACGTCAGCCAGGCGCTGCAGCCGCCCTCGGGTGCGCACTGGTTCGGCACGGACGACCTCGGGCGGGACGTGTTCTCCCGCGTGGTGCTGGCGACCAGGGTCTCCCTGATCGTCGCGGTGGCCTCAGTGGCGTTCGCGTTCGTCGTCGGGGTCACCCTCGGGGTCGTGGCCGGGTACGCGCGGGGCTGGTTCGACACCGTCATCATGCGGGTGGTCGACGTCATGTTCGCCTTCCCCGTGCTGCTGCTCGCGCTGGCCATCGTGGCCCTGCTGGGACCGGGACTGGCGACGACGATGCTGGCCATCGGCATCGTCTACACCCCGATCTTCGCGCGGGTCGCCCGCGCCAGCGCCCTGTCGATCTCCACCGAGCCGTACGTGCAGGTCTCGCGCACCATGGGCACGCCGAGCCCGGACATCCTGGTGCGACACGTGCTGCCGAACATCTCCGGACCGATCATCGTGCAGACCTCGCTCTCGTTGGCCTTCGCGATCCTGTCCGAGGCGGCGCTGTCCTTCCTCGGTCTCGGCATCCAGCCGCCGGAGCCCTCCTGGGGTCGGATGCTCTCCGAGGCCCAGGCGTTCCTCGGCCAGGCGTGGTGGATGAGCGTGTTCCCCGGCCTGGCGATCTTCCTGACCGCGCTGGCCTTCAACCTCGTGGGCGACGGCCTGCGCGATGTGCTCGACCCGCGCCAACGCACCCGCATCGAGGCAAGGAGGAACCGATGA
- a CDS encoding ABC transporter permease translates to MSRILGHPVVAFLARRIVYSAIVLLGVMVVTFALVQLVPGDPVRIALGTRYTPEAYDALRAASGLDRPLPQQFLSYLGGVLTGDLGVSFRDGQAVAVTLMDRLPATVSLAAVGLLIAMLISVPLGIWAALHEGRISDAAIRIGSQFGVSIPDFWLGMLLITLFSVTLGWFPSSGYIPISQSVGGWAHQVALPGLTVGLVAGAIMTRYIRAAVLEVVDMSYVRTARSKGLPRHTVTFRHIVRNALVPVLTIAGIQLATILGGVIVVEVVFAWPGLGRLVYDAVLMRDYSLIQGAVLLIAALFLLVNLIVDVLYAIIDPRIRLS, encoded by the coding sequence GTGTCCCGCATCCTCGGTCACCCCGTCGTGGCGTTCCTCGCCCGCCGCATCGTGTACTCCGCGATCGTGCTGCTCGGCGTCATGGTCGTCACCTTCGCGCTCGTGCAACTCGTTCCGGGCGACCCCGTGCGGATAGCGCTGGGCACCCGCTACACCCCGGAGGCCTACGATGCGCTGCGCGCCGCGTCCGGCCTGGACCGCCCCTTGCCCCAGCAGTTCCTCTCCTATCTCGGGGGCGTCCTGACCGGGGACCTCGGGGTGAGCTTCCGCGACGGCCAGGCCGTTGCGGTCACCTTGATGGACCGGCTCCCGGCCACCGTCTCGCTCGCCGCCGTCGGGCTGCTCATCGCGATGCTGATCTCGGTTCCGCTCGGCATCTGGGCCGCGCTGCACGAGGGCCGGATCTCCGACGCCGCCATCCGCATCGGCAGCCAGTTCGGCGTCTCCATCCCCGACTTCTGGCTCGGGATGCTGCTGATCACCCTGTTCTCCGTCACCCTGGGGTGGTTCCCCTCCTCCGGGTACATCCCGATCTCGCAGAGCGTCGGGGGCTGGGCCCACCAGGTCGCCCTTCCGGGGCTGACCGTGGGTCTGGTGGCCGGGGCGATCATGACCCGCTACATCCGCGCGGCGGTGCTGGAGGTGGTGGACATGTCCTACGTGCGCACCGCCCGCTCCAAGGGCCTGCCGCGGCACACGGTGACCTTCCGGCACATCGTGCGCAACGCGCTCGTGCCGGTGCTGACCATCGCCGGGATCCAGCTCGCCACCATCCTCGGCGGGGTGATCGTGGTCGAGGTCGTCTTCGCCTGGCCCGGCCTGGGCCGCCTGGTCTACGACGCCGTGCTCATGCGCGACTACAGCCTCATCCAGGGCGCGGTCCTGCTCATCGCCGCCCTGTTCCTGCTGGTGAATCTGATCGTGGACGTGCTCTACGCGATCATCGACCCGAGGATCCGATTGTCATGA
- a CDS encoding ABC transporter substrate-binding protein, translated as MRTHSAALTGVAVASILALTACSGGGESVDLDGTTDSSSESSSEGASGATVIAAIAGEPDQLDPNNTSAYFSFQVLENVFDNLVEPDENLEMQPALAESWELSDDQLTWTFHLREGVTWHDGTDFTAGDVAYTYNRIMDEELANAWRFSAVESVEAPDDSTVVITVTQPSPNLLSSIGGFKGLGIVQEANVTSGEIQTAPIGTGPFSVTEYVSGDHISLAANEDYWGGEPEVAGVEFRFISEPSTALAALQNGEIDWTDNIPPQQVADLEGDDALVLGVEPSNDYWYFALNQDVEPFDDVRVRQAIAYAVDREAIVQAVSYGTAKENQLAIPQTSAWYTAYDEYNYDLERAQELLDEAGVSDLEIDFMATSDYPESSTAAQVLASSLEDLGITVTIRTPDFATWLDEQGSGNWDALMLGWLGNIDPDDFYYAQHHSEGGSNFQGYSNPDVDALLDSGRVETDEAARAEIYAEAATMIADDASYIYLYNPAIIQAWSPDLEGYVARSDAAIRFHDVSLAD; from the coding sequence ATGCGCACCCACTCCGCAGCCCTCACCGGAGTCGCCGTCGCCAGCATCCTTGCTCTCACCGCCTGCTCGGGCGGCGGCGAGAGCGTGGACCTGGACGGCACCACCGACAGTTCGAGCGAGTCCAGTTCCGAGGGCGCATCCGGCGCCACCGTGATCGCGGCGATCGCGGGCGAACCGGACCAGCTCGACCCCAACAACACCAGTGCGTACTTCAGCTTCCAGGTGCTGGAGAACGTCTTCGACAACCTCGTCGAACCGGACGAGAACCTCGAGATGCAGCCTGCACTCGCCGAGTCGTGGGAGCTCTCCGACGACCAGCTGACCTGGACTTTCCACCTGCGTGAGGGCGTCACCTGGCACGACGGCACCGACTTCACCGCCGGCGACGTGGCCTACACCTACAACCGCATCATGGACGAGGAACTCGCCAACGCCTGGCGGTTCTCCGCTGTCGAGAGCGTCGAGGCCCCGGACGACTCCACCGTCGTCATCACCGTGACGCAGCCCAGCCCGAACCTGCTCTCCTCCATCGGCGGGTTCAAGGGTCTGGGTATCGTCCAGGAGGCCAATGTGACCTCGGGCGAGATCCAGACCGCCCCGATCGGCACCGGCCCGTTCTCGGTCACGGAGTACGTCAGCGGTGACCACATCTCCCTCGCGGCGAACGAGGACTACTGGGGCGGAGAACCGGAGGTGGCCGGTGTGGAGTTCCGGTTCATCTCCGAGCCCTCCACCGCGCTCGCCGCCCTGCAGAACGGCGAGATCGACTGGACCGACAACATCCCGCCGCAGCAGGTCGCCGACCTGGAAGGCGACGACGCCCTCGTCCTCGGCGTGGAACCCTCCAACGACTACTGGTACTTCGCCCTCAACCAGGACGTCGAGCCGTTCGACGACGTGCGCGTGCGCCAGGCCATCGCCTACGCCGTGGACCGCGAGGCGATCGTGCAGGCGGTCAGCTACGGCACGGCCAAGGAGAACCAACTCGCCATCCCGCAGACCTCGGCGTGGTACACCGCCTACGACGAGTACAACTACGATCTCGAGCGCGCCCAGGAGCTCCTGGACGAGGCGGGCGTGAGCGATCTGGAGATCGACTTCATGGCCACCTCGGACTACCCGGAGTCCTCCACCGCGGCCCAGGTGCTCGCCTCCTCGCTGGAGGACCTGGGGATCACCGTCACCATCCGTACCCCGGACTTCGCCACCTGGCTCGACGAGCAGGGCAGCGGCAACTGGGATGCCCTGATGCTCGGATGGCTCGGGAACATCGACCCGGATGACTTCTACTACGCCCAGCACCACTCCGAGGGCGGATCGAACTTCCAGGGCTACTCCAACCCGGACGTGGACGCCCTCCTCGACTCCGGCCGGGTCGAGACCGACGAGGCCGCCCGCGCGGAGATCTACGCCGAGGCGGCCACGATGATCGCTGACGACGCCAGCTACATCTACCTCTACAACCCGGCGATCATCCAGGCCTGGTCGCCGGACCTGGAGGGCTACGTCGCGCGCAGCGACGCCGCGATCAGGTTCCACGACGTCTCTCTCGCCGACTGA
- a CDS encoding DUF1028 domain-containing protein, whose amino-acid sequence MTFTILARDPRGEYLAAATASRSLGVGANVLALDPAVGAVASQAWTNPLLRHRALAAMRAGQVPGEVIDRLPEWDEGVARRQVALLGLRGRGSAWTGPECTPHTAQRVGDGYVVLGNVLSARAVVDDIVTALELPTQGRASPDRSRGEREALHACDVGRHVLRAMHAGEAAGGDSRGRQSAAIQVARVQQVSLWPPQLALDLRVDDHDEPLAELERLLGLRDAALQASNGVTAPSTTVSSEASLAHQCGVEQV is encoded by the coding sequence GTGACGTTCACGATCCTCGCCCGCGACCCCCGTGGGGAGTACCTCGCCGCAGCGACGGCCTCGAGATCGCTCGGCGTCGGTGCCAACGTGTTGGCGCTGGATCCCGCCGTCGGTGCCGTGGCCTCCCAGGCCTGGACCAATCCGCTGCTGCGCCATCGTGCGCTCGCGGCGATGAGAGCGGGGCAGGTGCCCGGCGAGGTGATCGACCGGCTGCCGGAGTGGGACGAGGGTGTGGCCCGTCGCCAGGTCGCCCTGCTCGGACTGCGGGGGCGCGGGAGCGCGTGGACCGGGCCAGAGTGCACGCCCCACACCGCGCAGCGGGTCGGTGACGGCTATGTGGTGCTGGGCAACGTGCTCAGCGCGCGGGCCGTGGTCGACGACATCGTCACCGCCCTGGAGCTTCCCACGCAGGGCCGCGCATCGCCGGACCGCAGTCGCGGGGAACGTGAGGCCCTGCACGCCTGCGACGTCGGCCGGCACGTGCTGCGGGCGATGCACGCGGGCGAGGCCGCAGGTGGGGACAGCCGCGGTCGACAGAGTGCGGCCATCCAGGTGGCTCGGGTGCAACAGGTCAGCCTGTGGCCGCCCCAGCTCGCGCTGGACCTCCGGGTGGACGACCACGACGAGCCGCTGGCGGAGCTCGAGCGTCTCCTGGGCCTGCGGGACGCGGCCCTTCAGGCCTCGAACGGGGTCACGGCGCCGAGCACCACGGTCTCCTCGGAGGCGTCGTTGGCCCACCAGTGCGGGGTCGAGCAGGTGTAG
- a CDS encoding helix-turn-helix domain-containing protein gives MISPDPAAGPADDPAADTDALHVAALGATVRVERGRRGLSVAALAERAGVSFGLVSHLERGQGNPSFKAVQRIARALEIPLATLLAGGEGDRMVVRADERELLPTDPTAPAEQRVVRELLTPRLTSTLQLIRSTLPVGFSNEAQPFRHLGTEVVTVEHGALLVVHGERRTRLLPGDSATYTCSTPHWWANDASEETVVLGAVTPFEA, from the coding sequence GTGATCTCACCCGACCCCGCCGCTGGCCCTGCCGATGACCCCGCCGCCGATACGGACGCCCTGCACGTCGCGGCGCTCGGCGCCACGGTGCGGGTGGAACGCGGCCGGCGCGGACTCTCGGTCGCGGCCCTCGCCGAGCGCGCCGGCGTGAGTTTCGGCCTGGTCTCCCACCTCGAACGAGGCCAGGGCAACCCGTCCTTCAAGGCGGTGCAGCGCATCGCGCGCGCCCTGGAGATCCCCCTCGCCACGCTCCTCGCGGGCGGTGAGGGAGACCGCATGGTGGTGCGCGCCGACGAGCGGGAACTGCTCCCGACGGACCCGACGGCGCCAGCCGAGCAGCGCGTGGTGCGCGAACTCCTCACACCGCGGTTGACCAGCACGCTGCAACTGATCCGCTCGACCCTCCCCGTGGGATTCAGCAACGAGGCGCAGCCCTTCCGGCACCTCGGCACCGAGGTGGTCACCGTGGAGCACGGCGCCCTGCTGGTGGTGCACGGGGAGCGACGCACCCGACTCCTGCCGGGCGACAGCGCCACCTACACCTGCTCGACCCCGCACTGGTGGGCCAACGACGCCTCCGAGGAGACCGTGGTGCTCGGCGCCGTGACCCCGTTCGAGGCCTGA
- the cofC gene encoding 2-phospho-L-lactate guanylyltransferase: MRWWLVLPVKEGGRAKSRFGDAVPQPLRADLARAMARDTAHAAAQAATVAGLLVVTDDAVLPAMLAPALAGRSAELVTIAEPRRATDGSGDAADAPDAADAADAAEHGSTTEHGLDAAALAGAHAARERDPGCGVAVLMADLPGLRCLDLELALRRAGAHERAFVPDAAGTGTTLLTCRAPHLPRPAYGSGSAERHESAGHVRLDLPDSSTLRHDVDLAQDLTALAGHPGGLTGALLAQRA; encoded by the coding sequence GTGAGGTGGTGGCTGGTACTGCCCGTGAAGGAGGGCGGCCGCGCCAAGAGCCGGTTCGGCGACGCCGTGCCGCAGCCGCTGCGCGCGGACCTCGCGCGGGCGATGGCGCGCGACACCGCCCACGCGGCCGCCCAGGCCGCGACGGTGGCCGGGCTGCTGGTGGTGACCGACGACGCAGTGCTCCCCGCGATGCTGGCGCCCGCGCTGGCGGGGCGCAGCGCCGAACTGGTGACGATCGCCGAACCCCGGCGGGCCACCGACGGCAGCGGCGACGCGGCCGACGCGCCCGACGCGGCCGACGCGGCCGACGCGGCCGAACACGGCAGCACCACCGAGCACGGCCTCGACGCGGCCGCCCTCGCCGGGGCCCACGCCGCGCGGGAGCGCGACCCGGGGTGCGGTGTGGCGGTGTTGATGGCGGACCTCCCGGGGCTGCGCTGTCTCGACCTGGAGCTCGCGCTGCGCCGCGCCGGCGCACACGAGCGCGCATTCGTGCCGGACGCCGCAGGCACCGGCACCACGCTGCTGACCTGCCGGGCGCCGCACCTGCCCCGCCCGGCGTACGGCAGCGGATCGGCCGAGCGGCACGAGTCCGCCGGGCACGTGCGCCTCGATCTCCCGGACTCCTCGACCCTGCGTCACGACGTCGACCTCGCGCAGGACCTCACCGCCCTGGCCGGGCACCCCGGCGGGCTCACCGGTGCCCTGCTCGCGCAGCGCGCCTAA
- the cofD gene encoding 2-phospho-L-lactate transferase, with protein MRITVLSGGVGGARFTRGLLAHLATVPGDHEVTVVANTGDDMWLHGVRICPDLDTLMYTLGGAVHEGQGWGRDGESTRVAQDLAGYGLGWDFFTLGDLDLATHLARTELLRRGLGLAEVTRRLAARWDLDRHAGLPQGSVRLLPATESEVETHVVTEEGTIHFEEWWVRHRAALPALGFEQVGVAQARPAPGVLEALGGCGVVMLPPSNPVVSIGTILGIPGIRDAVRATSARVVGISPIVGGAPVRGMADACLRAIGVEATASAVARHYGWRDEGGILDAWALDAVDASQARGLRGPSHHVASFDTMMVDVSATARIAQRTLTLAKESA; from the coding sequence GTGAGGATCACGGTGCTCTCCGGTGGGGTCGGCGGGGCCCGGTTCACGCGCGGCCTGCTCGCGCACCTCGCCACCGTTCCGGGTGATCACGAGGTCACGGTCGTGGCGAACACCGGCGACGACATGTGGTTGCACGGTGTGCGGATCTGCCCCGACCTGGACACCCTCATGTACACCCTGGGCGGTGCGGTGCACGAGGGGCAGGGCTGGGGGCGCGACGGCGAATCGACCCGGGTGGCGCAGGATCTCGCCGGGTACGGGCTGGGTTGGGACTTCTTCACCCTCGGCGACCTGGACCTCGCCACGCACCTCGCGCGCACCGAACTGCTCCGGCGTGGGCTGGGGCTCGCGGAGGTCACCCGCCGCCTCGCTGCGCGTTGGGACCTCGACCGTCATGCCGGGCTGCCCCAGGGCTCCGTCCGGCTGCTGCCGGCCACGGAGTCCGAGGTCGAGACGCACGTGGTGACCGAGGAGGGAACGATCCACTTCGAGGAGTGGTGGGTGCGGCACCGGGCCGCGCTGCCGGCGCTGGGCTTCGAGCAGGTCGGGGTCGCGCAGGCCCGGCCCGCGCCCGGGGTGCTCGAGGCCCTCGGCGGATGCGGCGTGGTGATGCTGCCGCCCTCCAACCCCGTGGTCTCGATCGGCACGATCCTGGGGATTCCCGGGATCCGGGACGCAGTGCGCGCCACGTCGGCGCGGGTGGTGGGGATCTCCCCGATCGTGGGGGGCGCGCCGGTGCGCGGGATGGCCGACGCCTGCCTGCGGGCCATCGGCGTGGAGGCGACCGCGAGCGCCGTGGCCCGGCACTACGGCTGGCGGGACGAGGGCGGCATCTTGGACGCCTGGGCACTGGATGCCGTGGACGCCTCCCAGGCGCGGGGGCTGCGCGGCCCATCCCACCACGTGGCGTCGTTTGACACCATGATGGTGGATGTGAGCGCCACGGCCCGGATCGCGCAGCGCACGCTCACGTTGGCGAAGGAGTCGGCGTGA
- a CDS encoding ABC transporter ATP-binding protein, translated as MELRIAAVGTRLGGRWVLNGVDATPPPGALTGLLGPNGAGKSTLLRTIAGLLRPEAGAVLVGERAVHEIPRRERARHIALLEQENATVTDLTAAEVVALGRIPHRRWGGSPAGADPVGDALAAVGASALANRMWSTLSGGEKQRVTIARALAQEPRLLLLDEPTNHLDISAQLTLLSFVRRLVQEEGRTAVAALHDLNLAATYCDHVLVLHQGRLAAAGTPAEVLTPGLLRRVYGVEAEVLTHRGRIHIAFEGAHLPEAVS; from the coding sequence ATGGAGCTGAGGATCGCCGCCGTCGGCACCCGACTGGGCGGCCGGTGGGTGCTCAACGGCGTGGACGCCACTCCCCCGCCCGGCGCTCTGACCGGGCTGCTGGGGCCGAACGGGGCCGGGAAGTCCACGCTGCTGCGCACCATCGCCGGGCTGCTGCGCCCGGAGGCGGGGGCCGTACTCGTGGGCGAGCGGGCCGTGCACGAGATCCCGCGCCGGGAGCGCGCCCGCCACATCGCGCTGCTGGAGCAGGAGAACGCCACCGTCACCGACCTCACGGCAGCGGAGGTGGTGGCCCTGGGCCGCATCCCCCACCGCCGCTGGGGCGGCTCACCAGCGGGCGCCGACCCGGTCGGTGATGCGCTGGCTGCCGTCGGGGCGAGCGCGCTCGCGAACCGGATGTGGTCCACCCTCTCCGGCGGTGAGAAGCAGCGCGTGACGATCGCGCGGGCGCTGGCGCAGGAGCCTCGCCTGCTGCTGCTGGATGAGCCCACGAACCACCTGGACATCTCCGCGCAGCTCACGCTGCTCTCGTTCGTGCGACGACTCGTGCAGGAGGAGGGTCGCACCGCCGTGGCCGCGCTGCACGACCTCAACCTCGCCGCCACCTACTGCGACCACGTGCTGGTGCTGCACCAGGGGCGGCTGGCCGCGGCCGGCACGCCCGCCGAGGTCCTGACCCCGGGGCTGCTGCGCCGGGTGTACGGCGTGGAGGCGGAGGTGCTGACGCACCGGGGCCGGATCCACATCGCCTTCGAGGGCGCCCACCTGCCGGAGGCGGTCTCGTGA